Proteins encoded in a region of the Variovorax sp. PAMC 28711 genome:
- a CDS encoding head maturation protease, ClpP-related, giving the protein MTIKSLPGAPEGRPCAGVSSQVQPRALDRWNSGVRAAAADSEVDRSISVYDVIGYDYWSGEGVTAKRVASALRAMGKGPVTVNVNSPGGDMFEGLAIYNLLREHDGEVTVKVLGLAASAASVIAMAGDKVQIARAGFLMIHNAWVMAIGNRNDLTEVADTLKPFDDAMASIYAARTGAESKAMAKLMDSETWIGGEAAVEGGFADELLPSDQIEKGSGKATASAARRIEAGLRASGMPKSEAMRLISEIKSSAGDPAGSGEGDPTGRIELAPDSFSSTAALAASLLSAT; this is encoded by the coding sequence ATGACTATCAAATCACTTCCGGGTGCGCCGGAGGGTCGCCCCTGCGCGGGCGTCAGCAGCCAGGTTCAACCCCGCGCGCTGGACCGATGGAATTCGGGCGTTCGGGCGGCAGCGGCAGACAGCGAAGTGGATCGGTCCATCAGCGTCTATGACGTCATCGGATACGACTACTGGAGCGGCGAGGGAGTCACTGCGAAGCGCGTGGCGAGTGCCTTGCGCGCGATGGGCAAAGGCCCGGTCACCGTGAACGTGAACAGCCCAGGCGGCGACATGTTCGAAGGCCTGGCGATCTACAACCTCTTGCGCGAGCATGACGGCGAAGTCACCGTGAAGGTGCTCGGCTTGGCTGCATCGGCCGCCTCGGTCATCGCAATGGCTGGCGACAAGGTGCAGATTGCACGCGCCGGCTTTCTCATGATCCACAACGCCTGGGTGATGGCGATCGGCAACCGCAACGACCTGACCGAAGTCGCCGACACGCTCAAGCCTTTCGACGATGCCATGGCGAGCATTTATGCCGCCCGTACCGGCGCCGAATCCAAGGCAATGGCGAAGTTGATGGACTCGGAAACATGGATCGGCGGCGAGGCTGCTGTCGAAGGCGGGTTCGCCGATGAACTGCTTCCATCCGACCAGATTGAAAAGGGCTCGGGCAAAGCCACCGCGTCTGCAGCGCGCCGCATCGAAGCGGGTCTGCGTGCGAGCGGTATGCCGAAGTCCGAGGCCATGCGCCTTATCAGTGAAATCAAGTCCAGTGCGGGTGATCCGGCTGGCAGCGGTGAGGGTGATCCCACCGGACGAATCGAGCTCGCGCCCGATTCTTTCAGCAGCACCGCGGCTCTCGCCGCATCTCTCCTTTCCGCTACTTAA
- a CDS encoding recombination protein NinG, producing MIARSTKPNRCKHCRIRMPEEFARHVIHDECIAPWLEKQNGKKAIARKKDELAKARIERVEIKKRRASQKDLADWYADAQKAVNAFIRLRDAGLSCVSCPAPWAPDFQAGHYRSRGAAKHLALDPRNIHGQCIQCNLHKHSNAVEYRIRLVERYGLAFVEAIEADNAPRHYSVDDLKAIRADFIQRTKQLQKEQP from the coding sequence ATGATCGCCCGCAGCACCAAGCCCAACCGCTGCAAGCACTGCCGCATCCGCATGCCGGAAGAGTTTGCGAGGCACGTAATACATGACGAGTGCATTGCGCCTTGGCTGGAGAAACAAAACGGCAAGAAGGCGATCGCCCGAAAGAAGGATGAGCTCGCCAAGGCCCGCATCGAGCGCGTCGAGATCAAGAAGCGAAGGGCTTCGCAGAAGGATCTTGCCGACTGGTACGCCGACGCACAGAAGGCTGTCAACGCCTTCATCCGCCTGCGTGACGCTGGTTTGTCGTGTGTTTCCTGCCCGGCCCCGTGGGCGCCTGACTTCCAGGCCGGCCACTACCGCAGCCGCGGCGCAGCGAAGCACCTGGCGCTCGACCCGCGAAACATCCACGGCCAGTGCATCCAGTGCAATCTGCACAAGCACAGCAACGCCGTTGAGTACCGCATCCGGCTGGTCGAGCGTTACGGGTTGGCATTCGTCGAAGCCATCGAGGCCGACAACGCGCCGCGCCACTACTCGGTCGATGACCTTAAAGCCATCCGCGCCGACTTCATCCAGCGCACTAAGCAACTTCAGAAGGAACAGCCATGA
- a CDS encoding HK97-gp10 family putative phage morphogenesis protein, which yields MAKSVTVQVDGLRELGERLKTLNLDMVNRIARAATAAGAVVIRDAAKANAPVKTGALKKGIVVKRLPKAESLGLTSEHIVTVSTREMKKYTNKSRAAVVELQGPIAPVTSGGKTYRAKKLLGRKENYVSSGDFFYANFIEFGTVKMAAQPFLRPAYDLNKERAVAAIKDRIETRLKKANA from the coding sequence ATGGCTAAGTCGGTCACGGTTCAGGTTGACGGTCTGCGCGAACTAGGAGAACGGCTCAAGACGTTGAACCTAGATATGGTGAACCGCATTGCTCGAGCTGCGACTGCGGCCGGCGCTGTGGTGATCCGGGACGCTGCTAAAGCGAATGCGCCAGTAAAGACCGGCGCACTAAAAAAAGGCATTGTGGTAAAGCGGTTGCCAAAGGCTGAAAGCTTGGGCCTGACTAGTGAGCACATCGTCACTGTTTCCACCCGGGAAATGAAGAAATACACGAACAAGTCCAGAGCGGCGGTTGTGGAACTTCAAGGCCCAATCGCTCCAGTTACATCCGGCGGCAAAACCTACCGCGCCAAAAAGCTTTTGGGGCGCAAGGAAAACTACGTGTCAAGCGGAGACTTTTTCTACGCGAATTTCATAGAGTTCGGAACCGTGAAGATGGCTGCACAGCCGTTTCTTCGTCCGGCCTACGACCTTAATAAAGAGAGAGCCGTCGCAGCCATCAAGGATCGCATAGAGACTCGGCTTAAGAAGGCCAACGCATGA
- a CDS encoding toprim domain-containing protein, whose translation MTFIDFCRAHGVIIDSLPTVGAWKRYKTTDKPGHRNGAVKFMGDHGFVQNHATMQDVSSWRAEGESAVAHQEVQRIARDAARETARNNANAAAQAAQILSECQRATHAYTASKGFPDEAVNVWKTDAGPLAIIPMFIDGVLVGCQKITEAGEKKFLHGQRSGCAEFVFANKGPHIVCEGYATALSARLALKNLKRPYTLHVCFSAGNMKKIAAALPRGIVLADNDASGTGERVAREIGWPYWMSDRVGEDFNDTHQRLGVFAVSQGLTRTLREAMAVP comes from the coding sequence ATGACGTTCATCGACTTCTGCCGCGCGCATGGCGTCATCATCGACAGCCTGCCAACCGTGGGCGCATGGAAGCGCTACAAGACCACCGATAAGCCGGGTCATCGAAATGGCGCCGTGAAGTTCATGGGCGACCACGGCTTCGTGCAGAACCACGCGACCATGCAAGACGTCAGTTCGTGGCGCGCTGAAGGCGAGTCGGCTGTTGCGCACCAAGAGGTGCAGCGCATCGCAAGAGACGCAGCGCGCGAGACGGCACGCAACAACGCCAACGCAGCCGCACAGGCCGCTCAAATCCTTTCCGAATGCCAGCGAGCCACTCACGCCTACACGGCGTCCAAGGGCTTCCCTGATGAGGCCGTGAACGTCTGGAAGACAGATGCTGGCCCGCTCGCAATCATCCCTATGTTCATCGACGGCGTTTTGGTTGGGTGCCAAAAGATCACCGAGGCCGGCGAGAAGAAATTCCTGCACGGCCAGCGCTCCGGCTGCGCTGAGTTCGTCTTCGCGAACAAAGGTCCGCACATCGTCTGCGAGGGCTACGCGACCGCTCTGAGCGCGCGCCTTGCATTGAAGAACTTGAAGCGCCCTTACACGTTGCATGTGTGCTTCAGCGCTGGAAACATGAAAAAGATTGCCGCCGCTCTGCCTCGCGGAATCGTGCTGGCCGACAACGACGCAAGCGGGACAGGCGAACGAGTCGCCCGCGAAATCGGCTGGCCTTACTGGATGAGCGATCGCGTCGGCGAGGACTTCAACGACACGCACCAACGGCTCGGCGTCTTCGCCGTGTCGCAGGGACTCACACGCACGTTGCGCGAGGCAATGGCCGTGCCGTAG
- a CDS encoding HNH endonuclease produces MKTEAEQRASETARKARWVAANPDKKKASDFRNNAKRNDTPPAVLASNARRAALNVIDPEPLRKANAAYYAANKEKIMEKRRQDPVARRAHDAKRRATKLGAGGAYTSADVQSLLRLQKSKCPVCRDSLRNGYHVDHVMALARGGSNDRLNLQLLCPSCNQSKGAKDPLVFANQRGQLC; encoded by the coding sequence ATGAAGACAGAAGCAGAGCAGCGGGCAAGCGAGACGGCAAGAAAGGCCCGATGGGTTGCAGCAAACCCGGACAAGAAAAAGGCGTCCGACTTTCGCAACAACGCCAAGCGCAACGACACGCCGCCTGCGGTGCTGGCGTCGAACGCTCGGAGGGCTGCACTCAACGTCATCGACCCTGAGCCGCTTCGGAAGGCGAACGCCGCGTATTACGCAGCCAACAAGGAAAAGATCATGGAGAAGCGGAGACAGGATCCCGTGGCTAGACGTGCTCACGACGCAAAGCGCCGCGCGACGAAGCTTGGCGCCGGTGGTGCATACACATCGGCTGACGTTCAGTCGTTGCTTCGGCTTCAGAAATCGAAATGCCCGGTGTGCCGCGACTCTCTGCGCAATGGCTATCACGTCGATCACGTCATGGCGTTGGCCCGTGGCGGCTCTAACGACCGGCTGAATTTGCAGTTGCTTTGCCCGTCGTGCAATCAATCCAAGGGCGCTAAAGACCCGCTGGTTTTCGCAAATCAACGCGGCCAGCTCTGCTGA
- a CDS encoding HNH endonuclease: MSNKGNFRAASKADKLTQGMAEAIEVGECLEWQGFFGCKGSMPIVKARNVKKARTDNYAVPRSLWQDANGPVPEGKLVYRKCCNNACVLLDHLAVGTRKEWGKHRAKVGEAKHHNATKIALTMAARRRSATVNNIEKARQVRSLRSESVTRAEISRITGVSASMVADIVQGRRWLETGSPFAGLGARA; this comes from the coding sequence GTGAGCAACAAAGGAAATTTCCGGGCGGCGTCGAAAGCCGACAAGTTGACGCAAGGCATGGCTGAAGCCATTGAAGTGGGTGAATGCCTCGAATGGCAAGGCTTCTTCGGCTGCAAGGGCTCGATGCCGATCGTCAAGGCGCGCAACGTCAAGAAGGCGCGCACAGACAACTACGCAGTGCCTCGTTCGTTGTGGCAAGACGCCAATGGCCCAGTGCCAGAAGGCAAGTTGGTCTATCGAAAGTGCTGCAACAACGCATGCGTCCTGCTCGATCACCTGGCCGTAGGCACGCGCAAGGAGTGGGGCAAACATCGCGCAAAGGTCGGTGAAGCCAAGCACCACAACGCCACCAAGATCGCGCTCACCATGGCTGCACGCCGCCGCTCGGCTACCGTGAACAATATCGAAAAGGCCCGCCAAGTTCGCTCATTGCGGTCGGAGTCCGTTACCCGCGCTGAAATCTCGCGCATCACAGGCGTGTCTGCTTCGATGGTTGCAGACATTGTTCAAGGCCGGCGCTGGCTTGAAACCGGAAGCCCATTCGCGGGTCTGGGAGCGCGGGCATGA
- a CDS encoding DUF3168 domain-containing protein produces the protein MTNKTDVALVIVNKLKALVTGGDGKARIYRNTFPQLPALPVWPSIRYTFVSTSPNLDICGDGGPETADYRVQIDVVDLESKGPTAFATLGDSVRTAMRDLLPLYVWEGEFDDFDAETKTNRLSLDYVVYLSTP, from the coding sequence ATGACGAACAAAACGGATGTGGCCCTTGTCATTGTGAACAAGCTTAAAGCGCTTGTTACTGGTGGTGACGGTAAGGCAAGAATCTACCGCAACACCTTCCCGCAACTCCCGGCCTTGCCTGTGTGGCCGTCTATTCGCTACACCTTTGTCAGCACTTCGCCGAACCTTGACATCTGCGGGGATGGCGGTCCGGAGACGGCCGATTACCGAGTTCAGATCGATGTAGTTGATCTTGAGTCGAAAGGCCCGACCGCTTTCGCTACCTTGGGCGATTCGGTTCGCACGGCGATGCGCGATCTGCTTCCGCTTTATGTCTGGGAAGGCGAGTTTGATGACTTCGACGCAGAGACGAAGACTAACCGCTTGAGCCTCGATTACGTGGTCTATCTGTCCACCCCCTAA
- a CDS encoding terminase large subunit: MGTAGVKRGDTNIQWIESFCRIPEGKFVGKKVVLTKHQRKWIKRIYDTPTRTFILSMARKNAKTALASFLLLLHLCGPEARPNSQLYSAAQSREQAAILFSLAAKVVRMSPDLSGVVTIRDSGKQLFCPDLGTLYRALSADASTAYGLSPVFVVHDELGQVKGPRSELYEALETASAAQEQPLSIVISTQAPTDADLLSLLIDDALTGAEPRNKVELCTAPLDMDPFSEKAIRAANPHFDDFMNKEEVARQASDAKRMPSRESSYRNLILNQRVEARNPFIARAIWQQNGAQPEDLDGQEVFGGLDLSSVSDLTALVLATKEGDVQPTFWLPEDGLAEKSRNDRVPYDLWASQGLLQTTPGGSIEYEFIAEHLRGVFDRCNVRALAFDRYNMRFLKPWLVKAGFTEEELARFIDFGQGFASMSPAIRSLESMLLGKKLKHGNHPVLTMCAANATVQTDPAENRKFIKGKETGRIDGMVALAMAIGVMPSAANEEGSLSDWLSNPMISGRA; this comes from the coding sequence ATGGGAACTGCCGGCGTGAAGCGCGGCGACACGAACATCCAGTGGATTGAATCTTTCTGCCGCATCCCTGAAGGCAAGTTCGTAGGCAAGAAGGTTGTCCTGACCAAGCACCAGCGCAAGTGGATCAAGCGGATCTACGACACGCCGACGCGCACGTTCATCCTGTCGATGGCGCGCAAGAATGCCAAGACGGCACTCGCGTCCTTCCTCCTGCTGCTGCACTTGTGCGGCCCCGAGGCTCGGCCGAACAGCCAGCTCTACAGCGCGGCGCAATCGAGGGAGCAGGCGGCAATCCTGTTCTCGCTGGCCGCGAAGGTGGTCCGCATGTCGCCTGATCTGTCAGGTGTCGTGACGATACGGGACAGCGGGAAGCAGCTCTTCTGCCCTGACCTGGGCACGCTGTATCGCGCGCTGAGTGCTGATGCGTCGACCGCCTACGGGTTGTCGCCCGTCTTCGTGGTGCACGACGAGCTCGGCCAGGTCAAAGGCCCGCGGTCTGAGTTGTACGAAGCGCTGGAAACGGCGTCTGCAGCCCAGGAGCAACCGCTCTCCATCGTGATCAGCACGCAGGCGCCAACCGATGCCGACCTGTTGAGCCTGCTGATCGACGACGCTTTGACCGGCGCAGAGCCGAGAAACAAAGTCGAGCTGTGCACGGCACCGCTGGACATGGACCCGTTCAGCGAGAAAGCCATCCGGGCTGCGAACCCGCACTTCGATGACTTCATGAACAAGGAAGAGGTCGCAAGACAGGCCAGCGATGCGAAGCGCATGCCGAGCCGGGAGTCTTCGTACCGAAATCTGATCCTGAATCAGCGCGTCGAGGCACGAAACCCCTTCATTGCGCGTGCGATCTGGCAGCAAAACGGGGCACAGCCGGAGGATTTGGACGGCCAGGAAGTGTTCGGCGGGCTTGATTTGTCAAGCGTTTCGGACCTGACCGCACTTGTTTTGGCGACGAAAGAGGGTGATGTGCAACCCACCTTCTGGCTGCCGGAGGACGGATTGGCCGAGAAATCGCGAAATGACCGCGTGCCATATGACCTCTGGGCTTCGCAAGGGTTGCTGCAAACAACGCCAGGCGGCTCGATCGAGTACGAGTTCATCGCAGAGCACCTGCGCGGCGTCTTCGATCGCTGCAACGTCCGTGCTCTGGCCTTCGACCGCTACAACATGCGGTTCCTGAAGCCGTGGCTTGTGAAGGCCGGCTTCACCGAAGAAGAGTTGGCACGCTTCATCGACTTCGGCCAGGGCTTCGCCAGCATGTCGCCGGCCATCCGCTCGCTCGAGTCGATGCTGCTCGGCAAGAAACTGAAGCACGGGAATCACCCGGTGCTGACCATGTGCGCGGCGAATGCGACCGTGCAAACCGACCCGGCAGAGAACCGGAAGTTCATCAAAGGCAAGGAAACCGGTCGCATTGACGGCATGGTGGCCTTGGCAATGGCGATTGGCGTGATGCCGAGCGCCGCAAACGAAGAGGGCAGTCTCAGTGACTGGCTCAGTAACCCCATGATTTCAGGACGCGCATGA
- a CDS encoding phage portal protein: MKINKPKGVVSRVRAAIDGWVRSFSLRDSELYDRVNDVETGVAVTPRTVMQVDAVWSCVRLISETIATLPLSMYEKTTTGKKLASQHALQFVIHDQPNADSTASVFWEAMVAAMLLRGAGRAEKLYVGSKLVGLVFLDPDKLVVNRNGSGRKVYNYPRSNGVMRQIPEDRIWMIPGFTLDGINGVSVVSYGAKVFGSAIAAEKAAAKTFKNGMLQTIYYKMTAFLKPEQRAEFKRNLLGTIERGEAPLLEGGTDVGTLGIKPSDAQLLESRSFSVEAICRWFRVPPWMVGHTEKSTSWGTGIEQQMIGFLTFTLGPWLKRIEQAISKDLLTPAERTRYYPKFAVEGLLRADSAGRAAFYGAMVNNGILSRDEIRELEDREPMGGNAAVLTVQAAMTTLDAIGAPTEVIQARAALRALLGFSDEKKD; the protein is encoded by the coding sequence ATGAAGATCAACAAACCCAAAGGCGTCGTGAGCCGCGTCCGCGCAGCTATCGACGGCTGGGTGCGTTCGTTTTCGCTGCGCGATTCCGAGCTGTACGACCGCGTAAACGATGTGGAGACGGGCGTTGCCGTCACGCCGCGCACGGTGATGCAGGTGGATGCGGTCTGGTCGTGCGTGCGCCTGATCTCCGAAACCATTGCCACGCTTCCGCTGTCGATGTACGAGAAGACGACCACCGGCAAGAAGCTTGCCAGCCAGCACGCGCTTCAGTTCGTCATTCATGACCAGCCGAACGCCGACTCGACCGCTTCCGTCTTCTGGGAAGCGATGGTCGCTGCGATGCTGCTCCGCGGCGCCGGCCGTGCCGAGAAACTCTATGTTGGCTCGAAGCTTGTTGGGCTGGTTTTCTTGGACCCGGACAAGTTGGTGGTGAATCGCAACGGCAGCGGGCGGAAGGTCTACAACTACCCGCGATCAAACGGTGTGATGCGCCAGATCCCGGAGGACCGCATCTGGATGATTCCAGGGTTCACGCTCGACGGCATCAATGGCGTCTCCGTAGTGAGCTACGGCGCCAAGGTCTTCGGTAGCGCCATAGCAGCAGAGAAGGCCGCGGCTAAGACGTTCAAGAACGGGATGCTGCAGACCATCTACTACAAGATGACCGCGTTCCTGAAGCCCGAACAGCGCGCGGAGTTCAAGCGCAATCTGCTGGGCACTATCGAACGCGGTGAGGCCCCCCTGCTGGAAGGCGGGACCGATGTCGGAACGCTGGGCATCAAGCCCTCCGATGCCCAGCTGCTCGAGTCGCGCTCTTTTTCTGTGGAAGCGATCTGCCGCTGGTTTCGGGTGCCGCCTTGGATGGTCGGCCACACCGAGAAGTCCACGAGCTGGGGGACGGGTATCGAACAACAGATGATCGGCTTCCTGACGTTCACTCTTGGCCCTTGGCTCAAGCGTATCGAACAAGCCATCAGCAAGGATTTGCTGACACCTGCGGAACGGACGCGCTACTACCCGAAATTCGCGGTCGAAGGCTTGTTGCGCGCAGACAGCGCAGGCCGCGCCGCGTTCTATGGCGCGATGGTCAACAACGGCATCTTGAGCCGAGACGAAATCCGCGAACTTGAAGACAGAGAACCCATGGGCGGCAATGCAGCGGTCTTGACCGTGCAAGCCGCCATGACCACCTTGGACGCAATCGGTGCGCCCACAGAGGTGATCCAGGCCCGAGCCGCTTTGCGCGCGCTCCTGGGCTTTTCCGACGAAAAGAAGGACTGA
- a CDS encoding phage major capsid protein, giving the protein MSIEKDVEVINSSLTKVSDQIKAQAEVFAKNSEQNKEVVAKVDGLLLKHGELQASLQNAEQALAKIEANGAGGDVQHQSLGEQFVGTDQWKAFAGQTRPRGRVDMTIKAAITSLTTDADGSAGDNVSPTRIGGVITPPERRMTVRDLITPGRMDGNTLEYVKETGFTNNAATVAEAAKKPESTLKYDLIQTGAKVIAHFVKASRQILDDASQLASMIDGRLRYGLRFAEELQLLNGNGTGANLLGIIPQATAFSAPFDPAGTETNIDNIRLAMLQAFLAEYPATGIVMHPIDWARIELLKDTTGRYIIGNPQGSIGASLWNLPVVETQAIAVDKFLTGAFRLGAQVFDRWEARVEVATENEDDFVKNMVTILAEERLALAVYRPEAFIYGDFGNVA; this is encoded by the coding sequence ATGTCCATCGAAAAAGACGTAGAAGTCATCAACTCCAGCCTGACGAAAGTCAGCGACCAGATCAAGGCACAAGCCGAGGTCTTCGCCAAAAACTCCGAGCAAAACAAGGAAGTCGTCGCCAAGGTGGACGGCCTGCTGTTGAAGCACGGCGAACTGCAAGCTAGCCTGCAAAACGCAGAGCAAGCCCTGGCGAAGATCGAAGCCAACGGCGCAGGCGGCGATGTTCAGCACCAGTCGCTTGGCGAGCAGTTTGTCGGCACCGACCAGTGGAAGGCCTTCGCCGGCCAGACCCGCCCGCGTGGTCGCGTTGACATGACCATCAAGGCTGCGATCACGTCGCTCACCACCGACGCTGACGGCTCGGCTGGCGACAACGTCAGCCCGACGCGCATCGGTGGAGTCATCACCCCGCCTGAGCGCCGCATGACCGTTCGTGACCTCATCACGCCCGGCCGCATGGATGGCAACACGCTGGAGTACGTGAAGGAAACCGGCTTCACGAACAACGCGGCTACCGTGGCAGAGGCGGCGAAGAAGCCCGAGTCGACGCTGAAGTACGACCTGATCCAGACCGGCGCCAAGGTCATCGCTCACTTCGTGAAGGCCTCGCGCCAGATCTTGGACGATGCCTCGCAGCTGGCAAGCATGATCGACGGCCGCCTTCGCTACGGTCTTCGCTTTGCCGAAGAGCTGCAACTGCTCAACGGCAACGGCACCGGCGCAAACCTGCTGGGCATCATCCCGCAGGCAACGGCGTTCTCGGCTCCTTTCGATCCGGCTGGCACCGAAACGAACATCGACAACATCCGCCTCGCGATGTTGCAGGCGTTCCTTGCGGAGTACCCAGCCACCGGCATCGTGATGCACCCGATCGATTGGGCTCGCATTGAACTGCTGAAAGACACGACCGGTCGCTACATCATCGGCAACCCGCAGGGCAGCATCGGCGCCAGCCTGTGGAACCTGCCGGTGGTCGAGACGCAAGCAATCGCCGTGGACAAGTTTCTGACCGGTGCATTCCGCCTCGGCGCGCAAGTGTTCGACCGCTGGGAAGCGCGCGTCGAAGTTGCAACCGAAAACGAAGACGACTTCGTGAAGAACATGGTCACTATCCTCGCGGAAGAGCGTCTGGCTCTCGCGGTGTATCGCCCGGAAGCCTTCATTTACGGCGACTTCGGCAACGTGGCCTGA
- a CDS encoding recombination protein NinB — MSKRIFRLVHAEARRRAVAAVVEAPEGQTVTIAEPNRNSDQNAKFHAICSDLAKAGIEWAGKPRDAAAWKVLLVSGHAVATKEGGEIVPGIEGEFVNVRESTALMSKSRGSSLIEYAVAFMAMHEVEA, encoded by the coding sequence ATGAGCAAGCGCATATTCCGCCTTGTTCACGCCGAAGCACGCCGCCGTGCTGTCGCTGCTGTGGTCGAAGCGCCAGAGGGGCAGACCGTGACCATCGCCGAGCCAAACCGCAACAGCGATCAGAACGCCAAGTTCCACGCCATCTGCTCGGACCTCGCCAAAGCAGGCATTGAATGGGCTGGCAAGCCTCGCGACGCTGCCGCCTGGAAGGTGCTGCTGGTGTCGGGCCACGCTGTAGCCACGAAAGAGGGCGGCGAAATCGTCCCGGGCATCGAGGGCGAGTTCGTCAATGTCCGCGAATCGACTGCGCTGATGAGTAAGTCGCGGGGATCCAGTCTCATCGAATACGCCGTCGCATTTATGGCGATGCATGAGGTGGAAGCATGA
- a CDS encoding head-tail connector protein, whose protein sequence is MSLIDLPTAKAHLRLESDYPDDQVQGKLDAAEKAAAQFINRRVFVDAASLSAAILAVPASLTAAGAAYADAITAADAIEDHGARCAARDYACEAYRQARTAAWETYAGISKEDVERWPLFEAGALLILGHLFENRQDVVTGVTATQMPNGSGYVLFPLRAGLGV, encoded by the coding sequence GTGAGCCTCATCGACTTGCCCACCGCGAAAGCGCACTTGCGTCTGGAGTCGGACTATCCCGACGACCAAGTGCAGGGCAAGCTCGACGCAGCCGAAAAGGCGGCTGCCCAATTCATCAATCGGCGCGTGTTCGTCGATGCCGCGTCGCTGAGTGCTGCGATCCTTGCCGTCCCAGCTTCGCTGACGGCTGCCGGCGCGGCTTATGCCGACGCGATCACTGCGGCCGATGCCATCGAAGACCATGGCGCGCGCTGCGCCGCCCGTGACTACGCCTGCGAGGCATATCGCCAGGCGCGAACGGCGGCTTGGGAAACCTACGCTGGCATCAGCAAGGAAGATGTTGAACGCTGGCCGCTCTTCGAAGCCGGCGCACTACTCATCCTCGGGCACCTGTTCGAAAACCGGCAGGACGTGGTGACGGGCGTCACGGCAACGCAGATGCCCAACGGCTCCGGGTACGTGCTGTTTCCGCTCCGTGCGGGCTTGGGTGTCTGA
- a CDS encoding phage head closure protein, producing MTIEKRTIVDDPLGGEIVTWVLLATLWANFRNTTGAEAIRNEVQVGTTKASIRLRYREDIDQTCRLLHRGLVYQLEQVLPDQQGREYVDLVCVTGQNDG from the coding sequence GTGACGATAGAGAAACGCACCATCGTGGACGACCCGCTCGGCGGTGAAATCGTGACGTGGGTCTTGCTCGCCACTCTGTGGGCGAACTTCCGCAACACGACAGGTGCCGAAGCCATCCGCAATGAAGTGCAGGTCGGCACCACGAAGGCATCGATCCGCCTCCGCTACAGGGAAGACATCGACCAGACCTGCCGCCTGTTGCACCGTGGCTTGGTCTACCAGCTCGAGCAGGTGTTGCCTGACCAGCAAGGCCGCGAGTACGTCGATCTGGTTTGCGTGACGGGGCAGAACGATGGCTAA
- a CDS encoding DNA-methyltransferase produces MNDWLDRCHFGDCREVMTAWPSGIADACVTDPPYGDTSLEWDRRCEGWMTEVSRVLKPAASVWVFGSMRYLSTIFGEMEAAGFKYAQDIVWEKQNGTGFHADRFRRVHEHAIQFYRGAWGEVFHEAQVTMDANAKTVRRKTRPTHTGHIEAGHYVSHDGGPKLQRSVLQVSNEHGTAVHPTQKPLGILAPLIRYSVPVGGIVIDPFLGSGSTGIAAEQLGRQWAGCELNPLCEAMQNTRTAQRGLILEVA; encoded by the coding sequence ATGAACGATTGGCTTGATCGATGCCACTTCGGAGACTGTCGGGAAGTCATGACCGCATGGCCGTCCGGCATCGCTGACGCATGCGTCACCGATCCGCCCTACGGAGACACGTCGCTGGAATGGGATCGCCGCTGCGAAGGCTGGATGACTGAGGTGTCCCGTGTCCTGAAGCCGGCTGCATCGGTTTGGGTGTTCGGTTCAATGCGCTACCTGTCGACCATCTTTGGGGAGATGGAGGCCGCGGGCTTCAAGTACGCCCAGGACATCGTCTGGGAAAAGCAGAACGGCACAGGCTTTCACGCCGACCGATTTCGCCGTGTCCATGAGCATGCGATCCAGTTCTACCGAGGAGCATGGGGCGAAGTTTTTCATGAGGCTCAAGTCACCATGGACGCGAATGCCAAGACGGTGCGCCGCAAGACGCGGCCGACCCATACCGGACACATAGAAGCCGGTCACTATGTCAGTCACGACGGAGGGCCGAAGCTTCAGCGCAGCGTGCTTCAAGTCTCGAATGAGCACGGCACCGCAGTTCACCCGACACAGAAGCCGCTCGGCATTTTGGCGCCGCTGATTCGCTACTCGGTTCCAGTTGGCGGCATCGTTATCGACCCATTCCTGGGCAGCGGGTCCACAGGGATTGCCGCCGAACAGCTTGGGCGCCAGTGGGCCGGCTGCGAACTCAATCCTCTATGTGAAGCCATGCAGAACACCCGCACAGCGCAGCGCGGCCTGATTTTGGAAGTTGCATGA